CCACTGGCAGCACCCAGGTATAACACTGTTGAGCCCGGTTCCATGTATATCTGAGCAACACCAGCGTAAATCGCCGCCGCAAGTTTCGACCGGTATGGATTCCATACGCGGAACTCGCAGGACTCGGTCTCTCCGGCAATTGTACCGCTTACGCGCTTCTCACCGTATATGGAGACACCAGGTACAAGTGACTTTGTGGCAAGAGTGTCTTTACCCGCAAGGAGGTAGCAGCCACGCATACGAGCATGGGGTTGGAATATGTTGCCCTTCACCCCACCGCCGGCTTTGCCTCCGCCTCGTCCGCCAAATTATTATACTACCAGTTAATGAAAACATTAACAATTTCGGTGCTACAACATTGTTCTTACGAtatgttattattttctgaTGGGCGATTGTACTGTACAGGAGTCGTAGGGGGTATAtatgagaaaaaagagaaaataaaaaggatagGGTGTCGaccgcaacaaaaaaaaaaaaagcaaaagccgTCCAAAAATTATGAGCATGTACAAAAATGTTCCAAATCCTTTGGCAACCGAAGTATGTAAAAGAAATAGCTGAGGCGATAGGTAAACCCCCGAACCATACCGATGTATTGTCTGCAACACATTCGTAATGTTCGGTGACGATATGGACCCTTTCCCGTTACTCAGCATACTTCTACGTCACGCGTTTGAGCGCCCACGCTTCCTAAACACTCGGTGAAGAGAACGAAGTCTTCTATACTGTTTAACTTCATCACTTTCCTGATCCAGAATCAGGTGGACGGCGAAACTGGTTGCTCCACAAAACGGGCAAACCGATGCGGGATCGTCATCCACGgggcaatccttttttgcAGCGGCTGGTTTCCCAACAGACTCATTCACCGCAGCGCAAGCCACAACGTGCCCGCAAGACCAAAACCCAAGAAATTGGTGAAGACCTGAGGCAGAGTCATAACCTGTTACTGGGCACCGAATAAGCACCTTTCTgtccttcccctcctctaCATTCGACACCTCACACACATCAGATAGTTTCGATATTTTCATATCGCTGTTCAAATCGCTACTGTTCTGCTTATGGAGTGAACGTTTCTCCAATATGTTATCCAACACCGCCTTCTTTGAATACAGGCGTCCATAAAGATCAAAAACAACCGGAAGCTGCAGCGGCTCCAGTGACAGACCACAATGCGACCACCGCAaaaccttttcctcctttaatTTTCGCGTCGTTTCTCCTCCACCATTGTCCCCTTTCCGCAGCTCATCAGCGGTGAGGAACACACGTGACTTTTCTAATATCCGCCGCTTGTTTGAGAGCGCTTGGCCATCGCCGCCCATCGGGGTATAACTTCATAGTCATGCATCAGGGGAAACCAataccaaataaaaaaaaaaagatggcaaCGGTGGAGAGCAGTTTTGTTTGGCAGTGACGGTAGGACAATCAAAGGGGCACGGTGTCCCGAAAACGACTAAGAGCATCCACCGGTACAAAATGTTGCAGAGGGTACACGAATAACAAGAAGGTCTGGCTAAACACATGCATACACagagaaggggagaaatacATAAAGGTAAGGGAGGCGAGAGATCCATCAACGTTGGCACTGGATGGTCGCCACTCACTATgctcaaaaacaaacaaaaaactttCTGAGGGCCCCACTACAATCTTTCTTCCATTCCGGCAGTTGATCCCTCACACCTACCGTCACTTCGCCAACTCATTCACCAAGACGAATATTCAATAACGGAAAACGCAAAGCTGCCGGTTCAAAGTCGTAGTAAACCGTCACCTCATGATGCGGAATATCCTCCTCAGAGGTCATTAGTAGTGCCGACGGAGGGGTTAACCCGAACGCCTCACGCAGCGACTGTTTGAAGTTGCGCACGATAAACCCAGGCTCGACACGGTTGAGCCACATTCGAAAACCGTCACTTATTGCCCCTCCATGGTGCTCCTTGATTCTCTCCGCCACTCCGTAAAGTTCAAAATTCCAGTCACAGTTAAACTGGTCATCAAAGGCGGACACGCCCACCATTCTGTGGTGAACCACAACATTTGTATATTCTCCCCTCGGCACCGTAAGTCCAGTCATTCTATGAACGCGATCCAACAAGCATACACGTATGGCAGCCAGTCGCTAAAACGCTAGCCCACCTCAATAATACTAACGCtaacagcaaaaacaatgTTCATACACACCATTAAATGAGGGAAAGTTGAGAGAAAATTTTCACTCGGATGCATAGCAGGTTCCACATCTGGCACTACTTATTAGTGCACGTATATACGGTACGATACATACAGAGAGGCACGCATATAAGgcaagcacaacaaaaggaggagggtgaGAAGATAATAAAAATCAGACTGCGCCATCATCTGTCTTCAGTCCTCTGCTTGTCATCAACTGCCCCAAGCAACTTTGACTCCAAAAACGAAAACCGCGCCTCCAACGCGTCAAACCGCCCCGATATCTTTTTGTCCATGTTCTCCAGCATCGTCATGATGTTTATCATAGTGGCTGAGATAAGCGGTTGCTCTGGCTCCGTATTCCCCTTCCCGCACGACGTCTGGTAGCTTACACTCGAGCCGGCTATGGGCATGGCCTCGGAGGAGGAATGCTGCGACAAAGCGGAACGGTCGAGCGGGAGGGGTTCCAGGTACACAACAGGGTCCCAAATAACTCGAACCAAATAGAGTGAATCCACAGAACTTGTGTACACGCACAGCCGCCACCGCTCATGCCGTCCTCTGTATTGGCACTCGTCAGTACAAAAAAATGTCGCTCGGTGATACGCGCTTCCCTCGTGAACTAATACCTTTTTGCTGCCGAGGGTAAAGGTCCACTTGTGGCCTAAAAAGGTTTCCTCATTGGGGGTAAATATCTCCGCTCGCGTGACGTATGTCATGCCGTTCCAGGAAGACGTGGGATGCTGGGCAGATGGACCGATGTAACACTTCTGAAGCTCCACATTGGCCGTCTCGAGACTAGACAGTAGCCCCAATATGTCACGCTCGCCAATAAGGGGCGAGTTCCCCCAGTAAGGTGTTTCACAGTCCGTGTTACCCTGCTGGGGGGTAACCACTGTCGGTATCCTGTAGCGCTTGCCGGAAAAATGCATAACCGAATCATCTCCACTGCAACAAGAAAGATTCGTTTGCGGTCCGCGATCGACGGGCTCGGGACCATACTTCCCAACGAGTATTGCCATCAATtgttcttccttccccttatATGCAGCCAAATATTCCGATATTCTGCTCAGATTCTTTGGGTTGTACTGCTCGTAAAAGCGATGAAGTCGTTGATAGTACCTCGTGCAAGCGTCCCCATCCACACCAGATTGCTTCTCGTGGGCATAGCCGGAGTTACTCTCCCGCGACTCCCAAGCACTCTCAGTTAAATTCGAGTGCATCCCTGATCGCACGCTGCACAGCAGTTGCTGAGGAGGAATATTTGAAGGGGGAGAACCACTTGAAGGAGTTGTGTTGCACTCCCGGTTATGTGGCTTCGCACACTCGTCTGTTTCGGGGGGCGACAGGCCCTCCATGGAGGTAAgattttctttccctcaggTTTCAAAAGGGTCAGCCTCCCCCTCATGCACATATTCCAAGTAGCACCCAGTaaccaaagtaaaaaaaaagaaattagcGGCACCGGCATGTATGCAAAGGAGATGAACAAACGATGCAAAGCGGCAGTTCAGATACGACCGTACAAATATGAGGCCAGAGAGTGATGACAACGCACACATGCACGGGGGCGAAGCATTGGCCACCTTCGCTGCCCCGGTAGAGCCTCCAAGTGGAAACCAGCATATTATTCGACCCACAGAACCCCAatcgaagaaaaagaatcaaaaagAGGGGCAACGGGAAATAGAAAACCAGAAGACAAAATGCAATTCCAGTATCCGTCAAGGATTTAAAATCCATGAATCGGCGCATAAAGGACAGCACCTCACCGagggaaacggaaaaaaaaaagtccatCATGGCATGGAACTGAGCGAttttccagtttttttttatttttattctgcACAGCGCATGGTGGCTGAGTTCATTGCTGTCACGTTCTTCAAACCGGCCTGAGTcaatccccccccccctgagaaaacaacagcaggacCTCTCCAATACCCCACGGCCGCTAAACCGTATACTCCACTTCGTGTTAGACATATTGTTGCTACTAAAACATTAGACGCATAACCGCTTGTAGAATCCGCTACCTCACTTGGTGGGCCCGAAAATGTGAAATCATTCCAGTGGCCGTCCCATTGCTCAAACTGCGCTTAACCTCACACACTCCTCCACCGGGCGAAACCGCGTGGAGAGATACAGATAATCCATTAACATCCGTCATCGGCTTAATCCACCTCGTGAAAGCACTGCGCTGGTCTGCGTATCGGGCAAAGACTCAACAAAGAAGGTAACTCAATCACCTCCTTCCACCTGCTGCGGCAAAACACAAGCAAGACGCATCAACACTTAAGCAAATGAACAGAGagatgaaaaaaattaaaaaaaaaaagaagaaacgtgAAGACATATCGAGttaataaattttttttaaaaaaaagtcaaactCATTTATCCTCAACCGCGCCTCCCCCTCCAGCCCCGCGACTTTCCCCTCGCGAAGTCAACAACCGTTGgggggagaaagaaaaacgctGCGGAATTGGCGCAAGTTGCCAAGGTGCAGAAATGAGAATTAAGGTGGTGAACACATGTTAATTTTACTCGGTGATTATTCCGCgcttcaaaaagaaaataaacctTCTCGCCTTACTCCCATCATCATTCTTAGCCCCCCTCGCATGAAACACCGCTGCAACCCACCGACCCTCCCCCAACTATTCAGATGTTGGAATACGGAGAACTGGTTAGGAGAGGGGAGATCTCGGTTTTTTTCTCAACTCCCCACACTCCTGTCATGCGTCTTCACCCTTCTTAGGAATTCTCAAATGCATCCACTCTGTCGTCACTCTTTTTGTGTCTTATTGCAGGCTCACAATGGCCTCGACGCTTACACCACCAGGCCCCCTGAGTTGCACAATGAGACAAGCAAAGAAGGTACGAAATGCAACAGCCGAACCACAATTATCAATCGCGGAATACTAAGTCCAATGGGTTCGGTTCCGGCGCGGGATTTAGCGCCTTGTGAATCTTTGATTTCGCTTTAACG
This region of Trypanosoma brucei gambiense DAL972 chromosome 10, complete sequence genomic DNA includes:
- a CDS encoding T. brucei spp.-specific protein, which encodes MSNTKWSIRFSGRGVLERSCCCFLRGGGIDSGRFEERDSNELSHHALCRIKIKKNWKIAQFHAMMDFFFSVSLGEVLSFMRRFMDFKSLTDTGIAFCLLVFYFPLPLFLILFLRLGFCGSNNMLVSTWRLYRGSEGGQCFAPVHVCVVITLWPHICTVVSELPLCIVCSSPLHTCRCR